The following proteins come from a genomic window of Heyndrickxia acidicola:
- a CDS encoding extradiol ring-cleavage dioxygenase, whose translation MNPFVFACIAPHGGEIIPELKGSHPSRMQKTRDSMQELGERMQAAKPDAIIVLTPHGTRVEGFFSISNSERMEGIVEENGSVYRMERLVERNLALSITEAAKENALPAATINYGTSAGPISCLQLDWGAIVPLSFMPDVPIVVITPSREVPLDVHYRFGEVLAQAVKRTKLRVGLIASCDWSHAHHESGPYGYNPAAKLLDEDVVTLIKSGQLEKMSEFDPEYVDAAKPDGIWQTMILAGTIPADIRHTDLLSYEVPTYFGLICAEIH comes from the coding sequence ATGAACCCATTTGTTTTTGCGTGTATTGCTCCCCACGGCGGGGAAATCATTCCGGAGCTGAAAGGAAGCCATCCCTCACGTATGCAAAAAACACGAGACAGCATGCAGGAGCTTGGAGAAAGAATGCAGGCGGCAAAACCGGATGCCATTATCGTTTTGACACCTCATGGAACAAGAGTAGAAGGCTTTTTTTCCATCAGCAACAGTGAGCGCATGGAAGGCATTGTGGAAGAAAACGGCAGTGTCTATCGCATGGAACGCCTGGTGGAACGGAACCTTGCCTTAAGCATCACAGAGGCTGCCAAGGAAAATGCGCTCCCTGCCGCTACGATCAATTATGGTACAAGCGCCGGTCCCATCTCCTGCCTCCAGCTGGATTGGGGAGCCATCGTGCCGCTTTCCTTTATGCCGGATGTACCCATTGTCGTCATTACCCCTTCACGCGAGGTGCCGCTCGATGTCCATTATCGTTTTGGAGAGGTTCTCGCCCAGGCTGTAAAACGGACAAAGCTGAGAGTAGGCTTGATTGCAAGCTGCGACTGGTCACACGCTCATCATGAAAGCGGACCGTATGGATACAACCCTGCAGCGAAGCTATTGGATGAAGATGTTGTGACACTGATCAAGTCCGGACAACTCGAGAAGATGAGCGAATTTGACCCGGAATATGTAGATGCAGCAAAGCCGGACGGCATCTGGCAAACCATGATTCTGGCAGGCACCATTCCTGCAGACATCCGACATACTGATCTTCTTTCATATGAAGTGCCCACCTACTTCGGGCTCATCTGTGCGGAAATTCATTAA
- a CDS encoding GerAB/ArcD/ProY family transporter has product MKPIPDSRKISPFLVFFLMGNQVGIGAMGFQRIIARIAGYDGWISVILAGLSTNLVVWFMYRLMEKSSGDLNDTHFSLMGKWIGGFFSFIWFAYFMSISITLLRSYIEVVEVWMFPDFSTFWFGTAFLLLCIYIIFGGFRTIAGVSFFAFVLPFYIIFIFGLALQFHDFRHFLPLFDHSGKEILLASQDMSLTYLGYESVLFFYPFIKNPERSKKWIHLGIGFTTLLYTYVTFVSFAFFTQEQLIKEIWPTLSVFKIIDLPVVERFEYIGIANWCLIILPNVCTYIWCASRILKRTVKLNQRIGVVLICMVCLFCLPFLKTRLQIDSLLQTLSEFGFLLNYIYVPLLCITVILVKKVKNSKQASLPK; this is encoded by the coding sequence ATGAAGCCAATTCCCGATAGCCGTAAAATATCCCCTTTCCTCGTCTTTTTCCTTATGGGCAACCAGGTTGGAATAGGGGCGATGGGATTTCAGCGCATTATTGCACGTATTGCAGGATATGATGGCTGGATTTCCGTCATCCTCGCCGGTCTCAGTACAAATCTGGTGGTATGGTTTATGTACAGGCTGATGGAAAAAAGCAGCGGAGACCTCAATGATACTCATTTCAGCCTAATGGGTAAATGGATAGGCGGTTTCTTTAGTTTCATATGGTTTGCCTACTTTATGTCCATAAGCATTACTCTTTTACGCTCTTATATTGAAGTAGTGGAAGTTTGGATGTTTCCCGATTTCAGTACCTTTTGGTTTGGCACTGCTTTTTTGCTGCTATGTATCTATATCATATTTGGAGGCTTTCGAACCATTGCTGGTGTATCCTTCTTTGCATTTGTTCTTCCTTTTTATATTATCTTTATTTTTGGCCTGGCATTGCAATTTCATGATTTCCGTCACTTCCTGCCTCTTTTTGACCATTCGGGAAAAGAAATTTTACTGGCTTCTCAGGATATGTCTTTAACCTATTTAGGCTATGAATCCGTACTATTCTTTTATCCTTTTATAAAAAATCCTGAAAGATCGAAGAAGTGGATTCATTTAGGAATAGGATTTACTACCCTTTTATACACATATGTCACCTTTGTTTCCTTTGCATTTTTTACACAGGAGCAATTGATTAAGGAAATATGGCCTACTTTATCCGTTTTTAAAATAATTGACCTTCCAGTTGTAGAGCGCTTTGAATATATCGGAATAGCAAACTGGTGCCTCATTATTTTGCCGAATGTCTGTACCTATATCTGGTGTGCGTCGCGGATTTTAAAAAGGACAGTGAAGCTCAACCAGCGAATTGGCGTTGTCCTCATTTGCATGGTTTGCCTATTCTGCCTGCCTTTTTTAAAAACACGTCTGCAAATTGATTCCCTGCTTCAGACGCTTTCAGAATTCGGATTCCTGCTGAATTATATTTATGTGCCGCTTCTTTGTATAACAGTCATCCTAGTGAAAAAAGTGAAGAATTCAAAACAGGCTTCTCTGCCAAAATGA
- the nagA gene encoding N-acetylglucosamine-6-phosphate deacetylase, with translation MDTRVMINADIYTGEKRIKNGFIRFKDTIIQVGSMDEYKLEQAEKVLDAKGQTIIPGMIDIHIHGGFGIDTMDANPEALEVLSNKLLGEGVTSFFATTITQDYEAIEKALLSVKAAKETGRTTIEGIHLEGPFISEKRAGAQPVEYISEPDIELFLKWHEASGEQIKLVTYAPERNGAQEFECVMLEKGIVPSMGHSDAVREELMNSKTTHATHLYNGMRGLHHREAGVAGHALLEDSIQAEIIADGIHIHPDMVNLAYRMKGAKGISLISDAMRAKGLPDGESELGGQKVMVKNGEARLENGSLAGSILTMDQAFRNIIQFTGCSIEEAVQMTSVNQSEEFGLNSKGKLLPGRDADFVLLNDKLQVKETYHLGKRHQREE, from the coding sequence ATGGACACACGCGTCATGATAAATGCAGACATTTATACAGGCGAAAAGCGAATCAAGAATGGATTTATCCGTTTCAAGGACACCATTATCCAGGTGGGATCCATGGATGAATATAAACTCGAACAGGCTGAAAAGGTTCTTGATGCCAAAGGCCAAACGATCATTCCAGGAATGATTGATATCCATATACATGGCGGATTCGGAATTGACACGATGGATGCAAACCCTGAAGCACTAGAGGTTCTAAGCAATAAACTGCTTGGCGAAGGAGTGACTTCTTTTTTCGCGACAACCATTACTCAGGATTATGAAGCGATTGAGAAGGCTCTTCTTTCGGTGAAAGCAGCTAAGGAAACAGGCAGAACGACGATTGAAGGAATACACCTTGAGGGTCCTTTTATTTCGGAAAAAAGAGCAGGTGCACAGCCTGTTGAATATATTTCGGAACCGGATATCGAGCTGTTTTTAAAATGGCACGAAGCATCAGGAGAACAAATTAAGCTTGTGACCTATGCGCCGGAACGGAATGGGGCGCAGGAATTTGAATGTGTCATGCTGGAAAAAGGCATCGTTCCTTCCATGGGGCACTCGGATGCAGTGAGAGAAGAACTGATGAATAGCAAGACGACACACGCGACCCATCTCTACAATGGCATGCGCGGACTCCATCACAGGGAAGCGGGCGTAGCAGGGCATGCACTGTTGGAGGATTCAATCCAGGCAGAAATCATTGCGGATGGAATCCACATCCATCCTGATATGGTGAACCTTGCTTATCGGATGAAAGGAGCAAAAGGCATTTCATTAATCTCCGATGCCATGCGTGCTAAGGGTTTGCCAGACGGGGAATCAGAGCTTGGCGGTCAAAAAGTCATGGTGAAAAATGGAGAGGCAAGGCTTGAAAACGGATCACTAGCGGGAAGTATATTAACGATGGACCAGGCTTTCCGAAACATCATTCAGTTTACAGGCTGTTCCATTGAAGAAGCGGTCCAAATGACGTCTGTCAATCAATCAGAGGAATTTGGGCTAAATTCAAAAGGGAAGCTTTTGCCAGGAAGAGATGCTGACTTTGTTTTATTGAACGATAAGCTTCAGGTAAAAGAAACGTATCATCTGGGAAAACGTCATCAAAGGGAGGAATAA
- the nagB gene encoding glucosamine-6-phosphate deaminase: protein MEIRVFETKEQAAKQAFETIREGIEAGSVRTLGLATGSTPLMLYKEMREAKLDVSNITTVNLDEYAGMPADDPHSYHYYMEDELFSHLSFKQSFLPNGTALDLEEECQRYENILREHPVDIQVLGIGANGHIGFNEPGTSFDSETHVVDLTESTREANKRFFERETDVPVQALSMGIKSILSAKKIILLAFGSQKAEAVQQMVEGSVDINHPASVLQTHPNVLVFADEEAASLLKRGLYHD from the coding sequence ATGGAAATTCGTGTTTTTGAAACAAAAGAGCAGGCAGCAAAACAAGCATTTGAAACCATCCGGGAGGGGATTGAGGCAGGGAGCGTCCGGACGCTTGGACTTGCTACCGGAAGCACTCCTTTGATGCTGTATAAAGAAATGCGAGAAGCAAAATTAGATGTGTCCAATATTACGACTGTGAACCTGGATGAATATGCCGGAATGCCGGCTGATGATCCGCACAGCTATCATTATTACATGGAGGACGAATTATTTTCTCACCTCTCCTTTAAGCAATCATTTTTGCCAAATGGCACAGCCTTGGATCTAGAAGAGGAGTGCCAGCGCTACGAAAATATTCTTCGTGAACATCCTGTTGATATTCAGGTACTGGGAATCGGAGCAAACGGACATATCGGTTTTAACGAACCAGGGACTTCATTTGATTCCGAAACGCATGTTGTCGACCTGACGGAATCCACTAGGGAAGCGAACAAGCGCTTTTTTGAAAGGGAAACGGATGTACCGGTTCAGGCATTGTCTATGGGAATTAAATCGATCCTTTCTGCTAAAAAAATCATCCTCCTCGCGTTCGGGAGCCAAAAGGCGGAAGCGGTCCAGCAGATGGTGGAAGGAAGTGTGGATATTAATCATCCAGCATCTGTCCTTCAAACGCATCCGAATGTCTTGGTATTTGCGGATGAAGAAGCGGCCTCTCTTTTAAAACGGGGCCTGTACCATGATTGA
- a CDS encoding GntR family transcriptional regulator: MIDKNSPIPIYFQIQEYVREKIKKQEWERGSVIPSERILTEAFEVSRMTIRQAIQGLVDEGILVRKRGSGTYVNDQKVEQPLQSMMSFTRLMESTGMKAAARVLSFTERKATETEANVLEIETGSRVIHLERIRLGNEIPIAIETSVIPKSLAKGLTKAAAEHSLYQFLQEKAGLQFGEARQSIEAVSADERTAELLDIAPGSPILLIERVASLKNGLPFEYVHSFYAGNRFKFYL; encoded by the coding sequence ATGATTGATAAAAATTCGCCAATCCCGATCTATTTTCAAATTCAAGAGTATGTTCGAGAAAAGATAAAAAAGCAGGAGTGGGAGCGAGGTTCTGTTATTCCCTCCGAAAGAATATTGACAGAGGCTTTTGAGGTCAGCCGCATGACCATTCGCCAGGCGATTCAGGGCCTGGTGGATGAAGGAATCCTGGTAAGAAAACGGGGCAGCGGCACGTATGTGAATGATCAAAAAGTTGAACAGCCGCTGCAAAGTATGATGAGTTTCACCCGGCTCATGGAATCGACAGGGATGAAGGCAGCTGCCAGAGTTCTTTCTTTTACAGAACGGAAGGCGACCGAAACGGAAGCGAATGTTCTGGAGATAGAGACAGGGTCAAGGGTCATCCACCTAGAAAGAATTCGGCTTGGCAATGAGATTCCGATTGCCATTGAGACCTCGGTCATCCCGAAAAGTCTTGCAAAGGGGCTGACAAAGGCGGCGGCTGAGCATTCCCTGTATCAATTCCTTCAGGAGAAAGCGGGCCTCCAGTTCGGAGAAGCCAGGCAGTCCATCGAGGCGGTCAGTGCAGATGAGCGTACGGCTGAGCTCCTTGACATTGCTCCTGGATCGCCGATTTTGCTCATTGAGCGGGTGGCGTCTCTTAAAAACGGCTTGCCATTTGAATATGTTCATTCCTTCTATGCGGGGAACCGTTTCAAGTTTTATTTATAA
- a CDS encoding C40 family peptidase, with protein MKKTILSVAATTLMASGFTGQAFAATYKVQSGDSLYTISKKYGTTIQELRNWNHLNSDVLYPMQILTVQQTSSSVSKPAASVKTYKVKSGDTLSAIALKYSVTVAQLKSWNKLSSDLIHIGDTLKISGSAAASSSTASIASTKTAPASSAKTYKVTSGDSLSKIASKFKVTVAQLNSWNQLKTDVIKIGQVLNVASPAAVPASPVTTTGGSSKPAAPPATGQTGIYVVKSGDSLSVIAKNAGMSVADLKKLNTLTSDNIYAGQKLIVSNSTTIAQTPPSSGKGTISSPPPTGSGQTSASTASFSVDKLISAAKGVIGTPYVWGGSTQSGFDCSGFIYYAYNKAGYQVSRMSSDSYYSRSSYVTKPQPGDLVFFEGTYQSGISHLGIYLGNQQFIHAGDNGVEISSLDNSYWKSHFDSFKRFYDLQ; from the coding sequence GTGAAAAAGACCATTTTGTCGGTTGCCGCGACGACACTTATGGCATCAGGCTTTACGGGACAGGCCTTTGCTGCAACCTACAAGGTTCAATCCGGTGATTCACTTTACACGATTTCAAAAAAGTATGGAACAACCATCCAGGAACTGAGGAATTGGAACCATTTAAACAGTGATGTCCTTTATCCTATGCAAATTTTAACGGTCCAACAAACCTCATCCTCCGTCTCAAAGCCTGCTGCAAGCGTAAAAACGTATAAAGTAAAATCTGGGGACACACTGAGTGCCATTGCGCTGAAATATTCTGTTACGGTCGCACAGCTAAAATCCTGGAATAAGCTCAGCTCGGATCTTATACATATTGGCGATACCTTAAAGATATCCGGTTCTGCCGCTGCATCTTCCAGCACAGCATCCATTGCCAGTACAAAAACCGCTCCTGCATCTTCTGCAAAAACGTATAAAGTCACATCCGGTGATTCTCTCAGCAAGATTGCATCAAAGTTTAAGGTTACTGTCGCACAATTGAATTCCTGGAACCAATTAAAAACAGACGTTATTAAAATCGGACAAGTGCTGAACGTGGCGAGCCCGGCAGCTGTACCTGCTTCTCCTGTAACAACAACTGGAGGCTCATCAAAGCCTGCTGCACCGCCCGCCACTGGACAAACGGGCATCTACGTTGTTAAATCAGGAGACAGTCTTTCTGTTATTGCAAAAAATGCAGGCATGAGTGTAGCCGATCTAAAAAAGCTGAACACTTTGACGAGTGACAATATTTACGCTGGCCAAAAGCTCATTGTATCCAACAGTACGACGATTGCCCAAACGCCTCCGAGCTCGGGCAAAGGTACAATATCGTCTCCTCCTCCAACAGGCTCCGGCCAAACAAGTGCAAGTACTGCCAGCTTCTCCGTTGATAAACTGATCAGTGCAGCCAAAGGCGTAATCGGAACTCCTTATGTTTGGGGAGGTTCTACACAGTCAGGCTTTGATTGCAGCGGTTTCATCTATTATGCCTACAATAAGGCAGGCTACCAGGTCTCTCGCATGTCCAGCGACAGCTACTACAGCCGTTCTTCATATGTAACAAAGCCTCAGCCAGGCGATCTTGTCTTCTTTGAGGGTACCTATCAAAGTGGTATTTCCCATTTGGGAATTTATTTAGGGAACCAGCAGTTCATTCACGCCGGTGACAACGGTGTTGAAATTTCTTCCCTTGATAATTCATATTGGAAATCCCATTTTGACAGCTTTAAACGCTTTTATGATTTGCAATAG
- a CDS encoding penicillin-binding transpeptidase domain-containing protein codes for MGKRIVGLAVILLAVMALSACTQVPTPNERLSQYVKLWKNNDFKDMYQGYLSSSATKDTKPADFVDRYPKIYKGLDVKNLKVTYKPVKEADYKKNNKVTIPVTISFDTMAGPIHYTENMVMEKKEVDKQTNWFVDWTPSFILPGLAKGDTIQPVTENPVRGEIMDRNGSKLAANGTVNEIGIVPEQMKGHEKQVETKLSQLLGLPAAEIDQQLKASWVQPQSFVPIKKLSPDQNKLIPQLFKLPGVDKQAAEARVYPLGKAASHLVGYVGPITAEELAAHKNEGYTASSLIGKRGLEQLYDLKLRGKPGEKIEIVASDGKVKNVVAEQKVQNGENIKVTIDGNLQKKIYGQMQNNAGTSAAINPKTGEVLALVSTPAFDPNAFELGMSSQDYSKLQNDPLQPLINRFALSYAPGSSMKPITGAIALDTGTIKPSDTKTIIGRSWTKKGWGSYSVTRVDVNNAPENMETAMMYSDNIFFAQTALDMGADKFINGLKKFGFGQTIPFDYPLKDSQISSTGTFNSEGQLADSGFGQGQVQLNILHLAVAYTPFIDNGSMIKPHLLLNNEKTSYWKENIIKPATASEIAHMMRTVVIDPRGTGHLANLPGMQIAGKTGTAELKKDKQEKNGKENGVFVAYDQKNPTLLIAMLVEGVQDLGGSHAVVQKVANVFQK; via the coding sequence TTGGGGAAACGCATTGTCGGGCTTGCCGTCATATTGCTTGCCGTTATGGCTCTTTCCGCATGTACGCAGGTCCCAACGCCAAATGAAAGGCTTTCACAATATGTGAAGCTTTGGAAAAACAATGATTTCAAAGACATGTATCAGGGCTATCTATCTTCCAGTGCAACAAAAGATACCAAGCCTGCTGATTTTGTCGACCGCTATCCGAAAATTTACAAAGGCTTGGATGTGAAAAACCTAAAGGTTACATACAAGCCCGTAAAGGAAGCGGACTATAAGAAAAATAATAAGGTAACCATCCCAGTCACTATTTCTTTTGATACCATGGCAGGGCCGATCCATTATACAGAGAACATGGTGATGGAGAAAAAGGAAGTGGACAAGCAGACCAACTGGTTTGTTGATTGGACGCCTTCCTTTATTCTGCCGGGTCTTGCTAAGGGTGATACGATCCAGCCTGTAACGGAAAATCCGGTACGCGGGGAAATAATGGATCGAAACGGAAGCAAGCTGGCAGCAAACGGAACCGTGAATGAAATTGGAATTGTCCCAGAACAAATGAAGGGGCACGAAAAGCAAGTGGAGACAAAGCTTTCGCAGCTGCTTGGATTACCTGCAGCAGAAATAGACCAGCAGTTAAAGGCTTCATGGGTGCAGCCGCAATCCTTTGTTCCCATTAAAAAGCTCTCTCCTGACCAGAACAAGCTTATTCCACAGCTCTTTAAGCTGCCGGGCGTGGACAAGCAGGCAGCTGAAGCAAGGGTTTATCCTTTGGGCAAAGCAGCCTCCCATTTAGTCGGCTATGTAGGCCCTATCACGGCAGAGGAGCTTGCCGCTCATAAGAATGAAGGCTATACAGCGAGCAGCCTGATTGGAAAACGGGGCCTCGAACAGCTGTATGACCTCAAGCTCCGCGGAAAGCCGGGTGAGAAAATAGAAATTGTCGCAAGCGATGGAAAAGTAAAGAATGTCGTGGCAGAGCAAAAGGTTCAAAACGGTGAGAACATAAAGGTAACGATTGATGGCAACCTTCAGAAGAAAATCTATGGGCAAATGCAAAATAATGCAGGAACCTCAGCAGCCATCAATCCAAAAACAGGGGAAGTCCTTGCACTCGTGAGCACACCAGCGTTCGATCCAAATGCGTTCGAATTGGGCATGTCGTCACAAGATTACAGCAAGCTGCAAAACGATCCGCTTCAGCCTTTAATTAACCGTTTCGCCCTTTCCTATGCACCGGGCTCTTCGATGAAGCCAATTACGGGAGCCATTGCACTGGATACCGGAACCATCAAGCCAAGTGATACCAAAACCATCATTGGAAGATCATGGACCAAAAAGGGCTGGGGCAGCTACAGTGTCACCCGGGTCGATGTCAACAATGCACCGGAAAACATGGAAACAGCTATGATGTATTCCGATAATATTTTCTTTGCACAGACCGCTCTTGACATGGGGGCAGATAAGTTCATCAATGGATTGAAGAAATTCGGTTTCGGCCAAACGATCCCATTTGATTATCCGCTTAAGGATTCGCAGATCTCTTCCACGGGAACCTTCAACAGCGAAGGCCAATTGGCAGACAGCGGCTTTGGCCAGGGACAGGTTCAGCTGAACATCCTGCATCTTGCCGTTGCCTATACGCCGTTTATTGATAATGGAAGCATGATAAAGCCGCATTTGCTCTTAAATAATGAGAAAACATCTTATTGGAAAGAAAACATCATTAAACCTGCCACGGCTTCAGAAATTGCTCACATGATGAGAACCGTTGTCATTGACCCGCGCGGTACCGGACATCTTGCCAACCTCCCAGGCATGCAGATTGCCGGAAAAACGGGTACAGCTGAACTGAAAAAAGACAAGCAGGAGAAAAACGGCAAAGAAAACGGAGTCTTTGTCGCCTACGACCAAAAAAACCCAACCCTTTTAATCGCCATGCTCGTAGAAGGCGTCCAGGATCTGGGCGGCAGCCATGCAGTCGTACAAAAGGTTGCTAATGTATTCCAAAAATAA